The Glycine soja cultivar W05 chromosome 9, ASM419377v2, whole genome shotgun sequence sequence TTAATTGTGCATCttggatttaatttaattcaaattctaGCTTCTCGccttttgattttatattcCAACAGTTACATGCTACATTAAATCAGACATCAATCATGCTCTAGTTTCTAAATGAGTTTTCTATTATGGAAAAAGTAAGTTTATAAAAGTATTGTTTCTGGTAGATATTGTTTATATTTAGCGTGGATCTCTATATGTGGAGCTCATGTCCTGTTACAGATGGATTTGATCTAACCATGGAGGAATTTGTTGTGTTATTATTACTACCTTTTTTTCCTTATTCATTCAGATGTCATGAgcaatatttcatttttattttcctttttcctaaTATCACCATATCTTATGCATGCATATAATGTGAAAAATTACAGTGAAAGAACTCAAGCTTTGTTGACAAGTGCTGCATATGTTCATTTAAAAAGTCTTCACTTTTCCAAGCACACCAGGAACCTCCCACCAGCAAGCAGGGCTATTTTGCTATCTGGTCCAGCAGGTATACTTAGCAAGAATTTAACCTGTCCTGCAGaaaccttttttaattttaagttggTTTGACTAATActatttacttatatattttgaagAACCTTACCAGCAAATGCTTGCCAAAGCTTTAGCACATTACTTTGAATCAAAGTTGCTGTTATTAGATATTACTGACTTTTCTGTGAAGGTAACTTTTAATGGCTTCtcattttctttgatttatCTGGTCACGTACATATATTCTGACCTTTTACGTTTTCCCTTTTACAGTTGCAGAATAAATTTGGATGTTCTAGAAAAGAACCAGTAAGTTTACTCTGCACCATTCTGTCATTCTTGACATGATGAAAATGCAACTTGTTGGCTTCATTTCATATTTACTTTAAACAAGAACAATGAAATCATGTAATTGTTTGTTCATAGTGATATTTTTGTGACTTATTTGCTTCTGTTCATATAGTCTTTCAAAAGGTCAATATCCGAGGTAACTCTGGAGAGAATGTCTGGTTTGTTTGGTTCCTTTTCAATGATTTCTTCAACAGGAGAAACAAGAGGTACTAAAGAAAATAACTGTCAACTTTTaaagtatgaaattttttattctataattacCTGTTATAGAGTTTGGTAGTTGAAGACTTCAAGATATGAAAGATTTTATAATGCATGTATTGCTCTGACATCTGGTAattggttttgtttttaatgttaGTATCACAGACAGTGATCATAGTTTGACATCGTGAATGGTTGTGAAGGCTCCATATTATCTCTTTCTAGAATTTGTATTGATTGATACCCATATTGACCTTTATCTATACGCCGCTAACTTAATATAAAGACTGTTactttattgattttgattgataatttcttttgaaGGAATTCTGCGTCAACAAAGCAGTGCATTTGTAAGTTCCAATCCTCCAAAGCTTAGGAGGAATGCCTCTGCTTCATCTGATATAAGTAGCACTTCTTCCCAATGTGGTCCAACATTTCCAGGTTATACTTTAGAGCTATAGGTTATATAGGTTACCTTATTAAGAAAGTATGGGGTTGCTAATCTAACTCAGATTAATTTGAACATCTACTTTTTATTCTGTTGTGTACCCTGTAAGCTTCTTTTCAACGTACTGCTTTAAATAGTAAACTAACCAGTCAATCTGTTAGTTCATCTTTAAAGATGAAGGGTATTGATACTATTTTCCAGGATGTTTATAGAAGTTTTGAACTAGTGTTAACAAGAACTAATCTGATACATGAAAATCCatattatgaatttatgattaTTCTGCAAACTCTAGGAGGAAAATAGTCTTCTCTACAAATTTCTTGTTTAAACTATGGTAAATGTCATGCAGCTAAATGCTTGATGCCTTGTCTTGTTGTCACTAATGCATGAAATATTAATGTTCTCCTCCAACATTTTGCTCATTTCTTTGAATTATGTTTTCAGCTCCTTTAAAGCGCACAAGTAGCTTGTGTTTTGATGAAAAGCTCTTTGTGCAGTCACTTTACAAGGTGATTTAATAACTGAAAACGTATTTTAGAAGTTCTTATTTAAATTGCATCTAACGACAACCTTTTTGGCAGCATCTACGTGAGATGAGTATAACAAATTTGTCACATGGCTATCTTCAAGTAGAGTTTTTACACTAACAAGATCATTGTAATTTTTGCAGCTTTTGGTTTTTATCACAGAAACTAGTTCCATCATTTTATACATCAGGGATGTTGAGAAGCTCGTTCTCCAATCACCAAGGTTATATAATTTACtacaaaaaatgataaagaaacTATCAGGTTCAGTGTTGATCCTTGGTTCCCAGATATTAGATTCAGAAGATGATTGCAAAGAAGTTGATGAAAGGTTCTCTGCACTATTCCCCTACAACATTGAGATCAAAGCTCCTGAAGATGAAACTCATCTTGGCAGTTGGAAAGGCCAACTGGAAAAGGACATGAAAGATATTCAGTTCCAAGATAATAGAAACCACATTGCTGAAGTACTTGCAGCAAATGACATTGATTGTGATGACTTGAACTCAATCTGCCATGGAGACACTATCTTACTCAGTAATTATATTGAAGAAATTGTAGTATCTGCATTATCTTACCATTTGATGAATACCAAGGATCCGGAATACCGAAATGGAAAGCTAGTTATATCAGCCAATAGGTAAATATCTTGTCCAATGACTATGTAAGCAATTGTTTACATGACAAGATTTTATAGTTACTGATCTTGGATGTGAACAGTTTGTCCCATGGATTGAGTCTGTTCCAGGAAGGCAAGAGTAGTGGGAATCTGAAGACTAATGAATCTAACAAGGTATGCTTGTTTTCATCTATTTATCAGCACAGGAATAGTGGATAAGCACAAGGAAAAAACAATGGTGTAGAGTGCCTAtcattatatacatatatattcagtttttattaattgatgtgTATTCTGTTAAATTAGGAAAATGCTGGAGAAGATATTACTGGTGCAAAGAATGAAGTGAAGTGTGACAACCAAGCACCTGAAAACAAGAGTGAGACAGAGAAATCCATACCAGTAACGAAGAAAGATGGCGAAAATCCTACACCTGCAAAAGCTGTAAGATAAATTTTCTTAGCACTTAGGCTAAGACTGTAAAATGCTTTTTAATCTTACCTGCTTATCAAATTCTACCCATGTAGTAATGGAGATAAGAAACAATAAATGAATAGGAAATTAGCTGTTTTATACATGGAAATTGGTACACTATAGTCAACATTTTGCTAGCCATGTAACTGAAGCTGTGTGATATAAATTCTAAACTTATTTCCTTTTACTTTGCCCCCTTTTTTGTGTTACTATATACTAATTGCTTGCTTGCAGGAAGTTCCTGACAACGAGTTTGAGAAGCGCATAAGACCAGAGGTTATCCCTGCAAATGAGATAGGGGTTACATTTGCAGATATTGGTGCGTTGGATGAGATTAAAGAATCACTTCAAGAGCTGGTAATGCTTCCCCTTAGAAGGCCAGACCTCTTCAAAGGTGGGCTTCTGAAGCCATGTAGAGGTATATTGCTTTTTGGGCCTCCTGGTACTGGAAAAACAATGCTAGCAAAGGCAATTGCAAATGAAGCTGGTGCAAGTTTCATCAATGTCTCAATGTCAACCATCACATCAAAATGGTTTGGAGAGGATGAAAAGAACGTCCGAGCTCTGTTCACACTGGCAGCTAAGGTTGCCCCAACAATTATCTTTGTTGACGAGGTTGACAGTATGCTTGGACAGAGGACTAGAGTAGGAGAGCATGAGGCCATGAGgaagattaaaaatgaattcaTGACACACTGGGATGGGCTATTAACTGGACCTAATGAGCAAATTTTGGTTCTCGCAGCAACCAACAGGCCATTTGACCTTGATGAAGCTATCATAAGACGGTTTGAGCGCAGGTAGGACTACACCTTTGTCTTATTGTTTCCAAGATCATGTGTTGCTTCTATTCAGCCACAACATTTTTGTCATCAAAGACTGCATTTTCTCTATCATTATGATGAGCAAATGTGTGtccataagaaaaaaagaaaattcataacAAGTGGTCATTTCATCAATTTCCTTTTGAGGTGTCCAACAGTTCCTGCCTCTTTGGCATTTAAATTGTCCACAAATTGAGTCTATCAGATGTCATTTATGGATACAATAAGATCAAGTGTTGTTTTCAACTGTGCAATATCAATATTCAATGCTTTTCAGTTCAATTATTATTGCTCTTGTAACTTGTGCATCATAACTCTTTTACCTTTATATTGTTGAGCAGGATCTTGGTTGGTCTTCCATCTGTTGAGAACAGGGAAATGATCTTGAAGACTCTTTTGGCTAAAGAGAAACATGAAAACTTAGACTTCAAAGAGCTGGCAACCATGACAGAAGGATATACTGGAAGCGATCTTAAGGTGAATTTTGGTGGTGATTTactggttttatttttttggggaaaATCTGTTGATGTTAATTTCTGTGAACAGAATTTGTGCATCACTGCGGCTTATCGACCTGTTAGAGAACTAATACAGCAGGAGAGACTGAAGGACATGGTAGTTATTAAACAACTActattttaagtttaatatCTCTATCCATGCAAACTTTGGTATGGGCTTAACTAAATATCAATTGCATGATAtattaggaaaagaagaaaagagaagcaGAAGGCCAAAGCTCTGAAGATGCTTCAAACAATAAAGATaaggaagaacaagaaattaCCCTGAGGCCTTTAAACATGGAAGACATGAGACAGGCCAAGAGTCAGGTAGGGTGAACTTAAAATTTCACTCCAGTGGCTATGGAGTACTTTGATTTCGGCATTTGTACAATACTGCATGAAGTATTTAAAAGTGGATTTGTTAAAATCTAGGAATTCAAAAACGTTGGTTCAATTGAATACGGTGATAGATATATGGCACTATGGTCATCCGATCCAATTTTATTTCCACTTACAATGGTAACTTGTAGATGTAAGTTGAAACTAAGGATTTCATACTAACAATGTCACACAAGTGGGACAAGGAAAGTTTGTTATTTCCAATAGAATATCTTTTCCCATGTACATGAACTTACCGATATCTGATTAAATGCAGGTGGCTGCAAGTTTTGCGTCAGAAGGATCCGTAATGAATGAGTTGAAGCAGTGGAATGATTTGTATGGAGAAGGAGGTTCAAGGAAGAAACAACAACTCACTTACTTCCTATAGATTGTGGAATGctacttttatttttggttttgtgaCCATTCATCCTCAACGATACATTTCAACAAAGGAAGGAATCCTTCACCAGAGATGTTGAATTGAAAGCATGCCGAAATGTCAGAGATCTTATGATTCCCAGAAAAGCTCGAGTTCTGGCACACACTTCTAATCTCTAAAGGATGTGTAGACCATCATGCACTATGTTTAGGAAAGGGTTCTCGGTTTTTGCTTGGGTTGACTAGAAACAAATGAGCACCTATATTAGGGGATttatattatgtcatgcacGGTTTTGGAAGATGCAATGGCTTTGTAGGAAGTAGGAATATTTTACACCCAACATTTTAGGTATGTTGTATTATATATGATCAGAATTTTCAGACAGTAGAGTTTTGTAAATTGATTGTGCAACTGTACTGCTAATACAGTTTGGCTCAATTATTCATGCGATTTGTCTTTGCATTGCATATTATGGTAAATTCATCTTTAAACTGAAACATCTTGGTGAAAGCTTTGATAAAGAGAGGGAAATACTGAAagagtattatatttttaagaggatCATGGAATAACAAGCTGATGGAGTTTGAAACTCACGATTATGCTATGATTTAGGAGCCAATCAGGGTAAAACCTTAAGTCCTCAAATTTGACAAATCTTAAATTATCATATGATTATGCTTTGACATATAAGAGCTACTAATAAAGAATCCAAGATAACTAAATATTTGAAGTAGCTAGGGACTAGtggaagattttttttactatggTATTGATACAAAGTAATCATCGTCGGAAGCAGTGACTACTCTTTGTCGGAAACAGTGAGTAAACACAAGGTGAATATTTCTCTTtcaacatgatttattttatatccaaGGACCAATCAAGATTCAATCCTTGGATCACTTGGTTAAGAAACACAAGTAAAAAATTTCACTCAACAATATAGTGATATATCTGGTTCACAACAATCTAACCATAACgagacaaaaagaaaaggaaagattaTGATCAATGATATGTAAGATAacggaaaaaaaaga is a genomic window containing:
- the LOC114368002 gene encoding uncharacterized protein LOC114368002, which gives rise to MEQKHVLLSALSVGVGLGVGLGLSSGQKWIGGNRDSDELSVELIVQELKNLVVEGRSSNVTFEDFPYYLSERTQALLTSAAYVHLKSLHFSKHTRNLPPASRAILLSGPAEPYQQMLAKALAHYFESKLLLLDITDFSVKLQNKFGCSRKEPSFKRSISEVTLERMSGLFGSFSMISSTGETRGILRQQSSAFVSSNPPKLRRNASASSDISSTSSQCGPTFPAPLKRTSSLCFDEKLFVQSLYKLLVFITETSSIILYIRDVEKLVLQSPRLYNLLQKMIKKLSGSVLILGSQILDSEDDCKEVDERFSALFPYNIEIKAPEDETHLGSWKGQLEKDMKDIQFQDNRNHIAEVLAANDIDCDDLNSICHGDTILLSNYIEEIVVSALSYHLMNTKDPEYRNGKLVISANSLSHGLSLFQEGKSSGNLKTNESNKENAGEDITGAKNEVKCDNQAPENKSETEKSIPVTKKDGENPTPAKAEVPDNEFEKRIRPEVIPANEIGVTFADIGALDEIKESLQELVMLPLRRPDLFKGGLLKPCRGILLFGPPGTGKTMLAKAIANEAGASFINVSMSTITSKWFGEDEKNVRALFTLAAKVAPTIIFVDEVDSMLGQRTRVGEHEAMRKIKNEFMTHWDGLLTGPNEQILVLAATNRPFDLDEAIIRRFERRILVGLPSVENREMILKTLLAKEKHENLDFKELATMTEGYTGSDLKNLCITAAYRPVRELIQQERLKDMEKKKREAEGQSSEDASNNKDKEEQEITLRPLNMEDMRQAKSQVAASFASEGSVMNELKQWNDLYGEGGSRKKQQLTYFL